A part of Rhopalosiphum maidis isolate BTI-1 chromosome 3, ASM367621v3, whole genome shotgun sequence genomic DNA contains:
- the LOC113558419 gene encoding uncharacterized protein LOC113558419 isoform X1 — MLHLQYGTVKVNQQCRILVHMYIYIWLYGYSLVARVSDNTMSIRRKMLKVGLIKKPSNSEQLLESDLLPNSDLSFVQNSDTPSVQNSDTPSVQNSDTSSVQNSDTPLVQNSDTSLAQNSDTPSAQNSDTPSTQNSNPPLAQNLDFSLAPFPNISVYRKYSAFRSSRFKAVPRTERNQRPVLPVKKIIEENIAIRRLVYLHTGRCTERLPNQDSPITDLCVVPAIHVSKDMSDPDHPVSKFIKYNRVINVCGLTNCGSDSTSKEKNKFMKFIRSTGIYLRETEWIYGGQELNSVEKRRKTFERCNVMSPENINKLCEAGFYYIGDGKTEETMCFCCGKRVLYWGKSVKPWTTHAIITKDCYYMALCKGKYYVHQVYNDYQHIQSYCKTNFFEQLINIKYDENSFNEILSAPNYSDSEDESFSEVQSSKKIRRQPLTERLLTTVTINNTTEPILLCKICAKDIISVLIIPCGHVIACIQCALTLKDCPACTLLFDNETVFLRVFIVKTDKNIKRVNDYLKTDTNYVENPEIDQSLCKVCQKNDLVAYVPCRHIYSCSECTLTLNNSCPICNVGLIGMIQISLT; from the exons ATGTTACACTTACAATATGGTACTGTGAAGGTCAACCAGCAGTGTAGAATACTTGttcacatgtatatatatatatggctaTATGG ATACAGTTTAGTAGCTCGTGTTAGTGATAATACTATGTCGATCCGCCGGAAGATGTTAAAAGtaggattaataaaaaaaccatcaAACTCGGAACAATTGCTCGAATCCGACTTGTTGCCAAATTCCGATCTTTCCTTTGTCCAAAACTCCGATACTCCCTCGGTCCAAAACTCCGATACTCCTTCGGTCCAAAACTCCGATACTTCCTCGGTCCAAAACTCCGATACTCCCTTGGTCCAAAACTCCGATACTTCCTTGGCTCAAAACTCCGATACTCCCTCGGCTCAAAACTCCGATACTCCCTCGACTCAAAACTCCAATCCTCCCTTGGCTCAAAACCTTGATTTTTCTTTGGCTCCGTTCCCGAACATATCGGTCTATCGTAAATATTCGGCATTTAGGTCTTCAAGATTTAAAGCAGTTCCACGTACCGAGAGGAATCAGCGGCCGGTCTTGCcggtcaaaaaaataatagaggaAAACATAGCGATAAGACGATTGGTATACCTGCACACGGGGCGGTGTACCGAGAGGCTACCAAATCAAGACAGC CCAATTACGGATTTATGCGTTGTCCCTGCAATTCATGTATCTAAAGACATGTCAGATCCTGATCATCCAGTcagtaaattcattaaatataacagaG taaTTAATGTATGTGGACTTACTAACTGTGGAAGTGATTCTActagtaaagaaaaaaataaatttatgaaatttatacgTTCTACCGGTATTTACCTTCGTGAAACAGAATGGATATATGGCGGCCAAGAATTGAATTCCGTTGAAAAACGtagaaaaacatttgaaaGATGTAATGTAATGTCACcagaaaatatcaataagttGTGTGAAGctggattttattatatag GTGATGGAAAAACAGAGGAAACAATGTGTTTTTGCTGTGGAAAACGTGTATTATACTGGGGAAAATCAGTCAAACCCTGGACTACACATGCAATCATCACAAAGGATTGCTACTATATGGCCTTATGCAAGggcaaatattatgttcaccaAGTGTATAATGATTATCAACATATTCAAAGTTACTGTAAAAcg aatttttttgaacaattGATCAATATTAAGTATGATGAAAATTCGTTCAATGAAATACTTTCTGCACCCAATTATTCAGATag tgaagACGAATCTTTTTCTGAAGTTCAATCCTCTAAAAAGATAAGGAGACAACCATTGACTGAGCGATTGTTAACTACagtaacaattaacaatacaaCTGAGCCAATTTTACTTTGCAAAATTTGTGCTAAAGATATAATTAGTGTGCTTATCATTCCTTGTGGTCACGTAATTGCCTGTATTCAATGTGCTCTAACACTTAAAGATTGCCCCGCATGTACCCTGCTTTTTGATAATGAAACTGTTTTTTTGAGGGTGTTCATAGTaaaaacagataaaaatatcaaaagagTAAATGATTACCTGAAAACTGACACTAATTATGTTGAAAATCCTGAAATAGATCAATCACTTTGTAAGGTGtgtcaaaaaaatgatttggtAGCCTATGTACCATGTAGACATATATACTCTTGTAGTGAATGCACACTCACACTAAACAATTCGTGTCCTATATGTAACGTTGGATTAATAGGTATGATACAAATATCATTaacataa
- the LOC113558419 gene encoding E3 ubiquitin-protein ligase XIAP-like isoform X2 — MLHLQYGTVKVNQQCRILVHMYIYIWLYGSSRFKAVPRTERNQRPVLPVKKIIEENIAIRRLVYLHTGRCTERLPNQDSPITDLCVVPAIHVSKDMSDPDHPVSKFIKYNRVINVCGLTNCGSDSTSKEKNKFMKFIRSTGIYLRETEWIYGGQELNSVEKRRKTFERCNVMSPENINKLCEAGFYYIGDGKTEETMCFCCGKRVLYWGKSVKPWTTHAIITKDCYYMALCKGKYYVHQVYNDYQHIQSYCKTNFFEQLINIKYDENSFNEILSAPNYSDSEDESFSEVQSSKKIRRQPLTERLLTTVTINNTTEPILLCKICAKDIISVLIIPCGHVIACIQCALTLKDCPACTLLFDNETVFLRVFIVKTDKNIKRVNDYLKTDTNYVENPEIDQSLCKVCQKNDLVAYVPCRHIYSCSECTLTLNNSCPICNVGLIGMIQISLT; from the exons ATGTTACACTTACAATATGGTACTGTGAAGGTCAACCAGCAGTGTAGAATACTTGttcacatgtatatatatatatggctaTATGG GTCTTCAAGATTTAAAGCAGTTCCACGTACCGAGAGGAATCAGCGGCCGGTCTTGCcggtcaaaaaaataatagaggaAAACATAGCGATAAGACGATTGGTATACCTGCACACGGGGCGGTGTACCGAGAGGCTACCAAATCAAGACAGC CCAATTACGGATTTATGCGTTGTCCCTGCAATTCATGTATCTAAAGACATGTCAGATCCTGATCATCCAGTcagtaaattcattaaatataacagaG taaTTAATGTATGTGGACTTACTAACTGTGGAAGTGATTCTActagtaaagaaaaaaataaatttatgaaatttatacgTTCTACCGGTATTTACCTTCGTGAAACAGAATGGATATATGGCGGCCAAGAATTGAATTCCGTTGAAAAACGtagaaaaacatttgaaaGATGTAATGTAATGTCACcagaaaatatcaataagttGTGTGAAGctggattttattatatag GTGATGGAAAAACAGAGGAAACAATGTGTTTTTGCTGTGGAAAACGTGTATTATACTGGGGAAAATCAGTCAAACCCTGGACTACACATGCAATCATCACAAAGGATTGCTACTATATGGCCTTATGCAAGggcaaatattatgttcaccaAGTGTATAATGATTATCAACATATTCAAAGTTACTGTAAAAcg aatttttttgaacaattGATCAATATTAAGTATGATGAAAATTCGTTCAATGAAATACTTTCTGCACCCAATTATTCAGATag tgaagACGAATCTTTTTCTGAAGTTCAATCCTCTAAAAAGATAAGGAGACAACCATTGACTGAGCGATTGTTAACTACagtaacaattaacaatacaaCTGAGCCAATTTTACTTTGCAAAATTTGTGCTAAAGATATAATTAGTGTGCTTATCATTCCTTGTGGTCACGTAATTGCCTGTATTCAATGTGCTCTAACACTTAAAGATTGCCCCGCATGTACCCTGCTTTTTGATAATGAAACTGTTTTTTTGAGGGTGTTCATAGTaaaaacagataaaaatatcaaaagagTAAATGATTACCTGAAAACTGACACTAATTATGTTGAAAATCCTGAAATAGATCAATCACTTTGTAAGGTGtgtcaaaaaaatgatttggtAGCCTATGTACCATGTAGACATATATACTCTTGTAGTGAATGCACACTCACACTAAACAATTCGTGTCCTATATGTAACGTTGGATTAATAGGTATGATACAAATATCATTaacataa